From the Serratia nematodiphila DZ0503SBS1 genome, one window contains:
- a CDS encoding AsmA family protein codes for MKFIGKLLLTLLLLTVLAAVVLYLVGQTRWAAGRLSAWISDNSEYRLSIGKITHSWRQPDQIGLEEVQLARNGQPQALAAKRVDLGLSLRQITEPRYFHSVTLRDGTLNVQPQTAALPVQADVLQLSNMALQSNDNEWQLNAQRVNAGITPWRPLAGHLLGDNNQFQFSAGSMTLNGIPASKVLVQGEQKQGQLLLNNFGADLAQGDLTGVASRAADGSWQVDRLRLSGVRMQTPLTLAEFMQRFTTLPPVTLKRFDLIDARLEGKAWAFNDLDLSLQNVSIEKGDWRSEDGSLNVNASDVINGGFHLIDPIATLRLSSAGIAIQQFTTRWEGGLLRTSGNWLRAGKRLQLDEVAMAALEYTLPIDWRELWLKPLPDWLAEVYVTKLTTNRNLIIDINPAFPFQITALDGYGSNLLLARDRQWGIWSGSLNLNGSEATFNKIDVRRPSLALNADANQIAVTELSAFMPNGLLEANATVDQLPGKPFLLTLHGRSVPLNTLQQWGWQPVPLTGDGNLELQLKGLLNSDGPFKASLKGTLQATAGDGQTVNQQLP; via the coding sequence ATGAAATTTATCGGAAAGCTGTTGCTGACGTTGCTGCTGCTGACCGTGCTGGCGGCGGTGGTGCTGTATCTGGTGGGGCAAACCCGCTGGGCGGCAGGCCGCCTGAGCGCCTGGATCAGCGACAACAGCGAATACCGCCTGTCGATAGGAAAAATCACCCATTCGTGGCGCCAGCCGGACCAGATCGGTCTGGAAGAGGTGCAGCTGGCGCGCAATGGCCAGCCGCAGGCGCTGGCCGCCAAACGCGTCGATCTCGGCCTCAGCCTGCGCCAAATCACCGAACCGCGCTATTTCCACAGCGTCACGCTGCGTGACGGCACGCTGAACGTGCAGCCGCAGACTGCTGCGCTGCCTGTACAGGCCGACGTGCTGCAGCTGAGCAACATGGCGCTGCAATCCAACGATAACGAGTGGCAGCTCAACGCGCAGCGGGTCAATGCCGGCATCACGCCGTGGCGCCCGCTGGCCGGCCATCTGCTGGGGGACAACAATCAGTTCCAGTTCAGCGCCGGTTCGATGACGCTGAACGGCATTCCCGCTTCGAAGGTGTTGGTGCAGGGGGAGCAAAAACAGGGCCAGCTGCTATTGAACAATTTCGGCGCCGATCTGGCGCAGGGCGACCTGACCGGCGTGGCCAGCCGCGCCGCCGACGGCAGTTGGCAAGTGGATCGCCTGCGGCTGAGCGGCGTGCGCATGCAGACCCCGTTGACGCTAGCGGAATTCATGCAGCGCTTTACCACCCTGCCGCCGGTCACCCTCAAGCGTTTCGATCTGATCGACGCGCGCCTGGAAGGCAAGGCGTGGGCGTTTAACGATCTCGATCTGTCGCTGCAAAACGTCAGCATCGAAAAAGGCGACTGGCGCAGCGAAGACGGCTCGCTCAACGTCAATGCCAGCGATGTGATCAACGGCGGTTTCCACCTGATCGACCCGATCGCCACCCTGCGCCTCTCCTCCGCCGGCATCGCCATTCAGCAATTCACCACCCGCTGGGAAGGCGGGCTGCTGCGCACCTCCGGCAATTGGCTGCGCGCCGGCAAACGCCTGCAGCTGGATGAAGTGGCCATGGCGGCGCTGGAGTACACCCTGCCTATCGACTGGCGCGAGCTGTGGCTGAAACCGCTGCCGGACTGGCTGGCGGAGGTGTACGTCACCAAGCTGACCACCAACCGCAATCTGATCATCGACATCAACCCGGCGTTTCCGTTCCAGATCACCGCGCTGGACGGTTACGGCAGCAACCTGCTGCTGGCGCGCGATCGCCAGTGGGGCATCTGGTCCGGTTCGCTGAACCTGAACGGCAGCGAGGCCACCTTCAACAAGATCGACGTGCGGCGCCCTTCGCTGGCGCTGAACGCCGACGCCAACCAGATCGCCGTCACCGAACTCAGCGCCTTTATGCCCAATGGGCTGCTTGAGGCCAACGCGACCGTCGATCAGCTGCCGGGCAAACCATTCCTGCTGACGCTGCACGGCCGCTCGGTACCGCTCAATACCTTGCAGCAATGGGGATGGCAGCCGGTGCCGCTGACGGGCGACGGCAACCTTGAGCTGCAGTTGAAAGGGCTGTTGAACAGCGACGGGCCGTTCAAAGCTTCATTGAAGGGGACTCTGCAAGCCACCGCCGGCGACGGCCAGACGGTGAACCAACAGCTGCCGTAA
- the fabY gene encoding fatty acid biosynthesis protein FabY — MYHLRVPVTEQELKEYYQFRWEMLRKPLHQPVGSEKDAYDAMAHHQMVVDEAGKIVAIGRLYINADNEAAIRFLAVDPTLQDKGLGTLVAMTLESVARQEGVKRVVCSAREDAVDFFAKLGFVNQGEITAPQTTPIRHFLMIKPVATLDDILHRPDWCGQLQQAWYEHIPLSEKMGVRISQYTGQRFVTTMPEIGNQNPHHTLFAGSLFSLATLTAWGLIWLLLRERHLGGTIILADAHIRYSKPITGRPRAVADLGSLSGDLARLARGRRARVHAEVHLFGDEDKGAVFEGTYMVLPAEPDVPLDQGGSEALEE; from the coding sequence ATGTATCACCTACGAGTACCCGTAACAGAGCAAGAACTGAAAGAGTATTACCAGTTTCGCTGGGAAATGCTGCGCAAGCCGCTGCACCAGCCGGTGGGTTCGGAAAAGGATGCCTATGACGCCATGGCCCATCACCAAATGGTGGTGGATGAAGCCGGTAAAATCGTCGCCATCGGGCGGCTGTACATCAATGCTGATAACGAGGCGGCGATCCGTTTTCTGGCGGTAGACCCGACGCTGCAGGATAAAGGGCTGGGGACGCTGGTGGCGATGACGCTGGAGTCCGTCGCGCGGCAGGAAGGCGTGAAGCGGGTGGTGTGCAGCGCCCGTGAAGACGCGGTGGATTTCTTTGCCAAGCTGGGGTTCGTCAATCAGGGCGAGATCACTGCACCGCAGACCACCCCGATCCGCCACTTTTTGATGATCAAACCGGTAGCGACGCTGGACGATATCCTGCATCGCCCCGATTGGTGCGGCCAATTGCAGCAGGCCTGGTATGAACATATCCCCCTGAGCGAAAAGATGGGCGTGCGCATCAGCCAGTACACCGGCCAGCGCTTCGTCACCACCATGCCGGAGATCGGCAACCAGAACCCGCACCATACGCTGTTTGCCGGCAGCCTGTTCTCGCTGGCGACGCTGACCGCCTGGGGGCTGATTTGGCTGCTGCTGCGCGAGCGCCATCTCGGTGGCACTATCATTCTGGCGGACGCGCACATTCGCTACAGCAAACCGATCACCGGCAGGCCGCGGGCGGTGGCGGATCTCGGTTCGCTAAGCGGTGATTTGGCGCGTCTGGCGCGGGGCCGCCGTGCGCGCGTGCACGCCGAAGTGCATCTGTTCGGCGATGAGGATAAGGGCGCGGTGTTCGAAGGCACTTACATGGTGTTGCCGGCCGAGCCGGATGTGCCGCTGGATCAGGGCGGTTCCGAAGCGCTGGAAGAGTAA
- the dtd gene encoding D-aminoacyl-tRNA deacylase, with protein MIALIQRVLNASVTVGGETVGKIGPGLLVLLGVEQGDNEQKAQRLCERVLGYRIFGDENDKMNLNVQQAGGSVLVVSQFTLAADTQKGMRPSFSRGAAPQEADRLYQYFVGQCRERGVETQTGEFAADMQVALVNDGPVTFWLQV; from the coding sequence ATGATTGCGTTGATTCAACGGGTGTTAAACGCCAGCGTCACGGTGGGTGGCGAGACGGTAGGCAAAATTGGCCCCGGTTTGTTAGTGTTATTGGGCGTGGAGCAGGGCGATAACGAGCAAAAAGCGCAGCGCCTGTGCGAACGCGTGTTGGGATACCGTATTTTCGGCGACGAGAACGACAAGATGAACCTCAACGTCCAGCAGGCCGGGGGCAGCGTGCTGGTCGTTTCGCAGTTCACCCTGGCGGCGGACACCCAGAAAGGCATGCGGCCCAGCTTCTCGCGCGGCGCGGCGCCGCAAGAAGCCGATCGGTTGTATCAATATTTTGTTGGCCAGTGCCGCGAACGCGGCGTAGAGACCCAGACCGGCGAGTTCGCCGCCGACATGCAGGTGGCGCTGGTCAACGATGGTCCGGTGACATTCTGGCTACAGGTCTAA
- a CDS encoding virulence factor BrkB family protein: MSFFRRKKLPSAIKPGVTFGRLLYQRIDHDGLTMLAGHLAYVSLLSLVPLVTVVFALFAAFPMFSDISEQLKSFIFSNFVPAAGNVIQNYLEQFVANSNKMTAVGTCGLIVTALLLISSVDSVLNTIWRSKNKRPIVFSFAVYWMVLTLGPLLVGASMAISSYLLSLNWLAQTGVNGLVDQVLRIFPLILSCISFWLLYCIVPTVRVPPKDALIGAVVAGLLFELGKKGFALYVTMFPSYQLIYGVLAVIPILFLWVYWSWCIVLLGAEITVTIGEYRDYRRQKAEQQEPKPEGQQE, encoded by the coding sequence ATGTCGTTTTTCCGCCGCAAGAAGCTGCCCTCTGCGATTAAGCCCGGCGTCACCTTCGGACGGCTGCTGTACCAGCGTATCGATCATGATGGCCTGACGATGTTGGCGGGCCATCTCGCCTATGTTTCCCTGCTGTCGCTGGTGCCGCTGGTCACGGTGGTGTTCGCGCTGTTCGCGGCTTTCCCGATGTTTTCCGACATCAGCGAGCAGCTGAAGAGCTTTATCTTTTCCAATTTCGTGCCGGCCGCCGGCAACGTGATCCAGAACTACCTGGAACAGTTCGTCGCCAATTCCAACAAGATGACCGCCGTCGGCACCTGCGGGCTGATCGTCACTGCGCTGTTGCTGATTTCCTCGGTGGACAGCGTGCTGAACACCATCTGGCGCAGCAAGAACAAACGGCCGATCGTCTTCTCCTTCGCCGTGTACTGGATGGTGCTGACGCTGGGGCCGCTGCTGGTGGGCGCCAGCATGGCCATCAGTTCTTACCTGCTGTCGCTCAACTGGCTGGCGCAGACCGGCGTCAATGGCCTGGTGGATCAGGTGCTGCGCATCTTCCCGCTGATTTTGTCGTGCATCTCCTTCTGGCTGCTGTATTGCATCGTGCCGACGGTGCGCGTGCCGCCCAAAGACGCGCTGATTGGCGCGGTGGTGGCCGGATTGCTGTTCGAGCTGGGCAAGAAGGGATTCGCGCTGTACGTCACCATGTTCCCTTCCTATCAGCTGATTTACGGCGTGCTGGCGGTGATCCCGATTTTATTCCTGTGGGTCTACTGGAGCTGGTGTATCGTGTTACTCGGCGCGGAAATTACCGTGACCATCGGCGAATACCGCGACTACCGCCGGCAGAAGGCGGAGCAACAGGAACCAAAACCAGAAGGGCAGCAGGAATGA
- the yihX gene encoding glucose-1-phosphatase has protein sequence MLYIFDLGNVIVDIDFKRVLGVWSNLSGTPLAVLSDRFAMGEVFQQHERGEISDEDFAGKLCDEMGIALSFEQFATGWQAVFVALRPEVIDIMQRLRNEGHRVVVLSNTNRLHCNYWPQHYPEVAAAADHLYLSQDLGMRKPEADIYQHVLAAENTAAADAVFFDDHPANVLAAQALGIKTVHVTDRDVVPAYFAQ, from the coding sequence ATGCTGTATATCTTTGATTTAGGTAATGTGATCGTCGATATCGATTTCAAGCGTGTGCTGGGCGTGTGGAGCAATTTGAGCGGCACGCCGTTGGCGGTGCTGTCCGATCGTTTCGCCATGGGTGAGGTGTTCCAGCAACATGAGCGCGGTGAAATCAGCGATGAAGACTTCGCCGGCAAGCTGTGCGATGAAATGGGCATTGCGCTCAGCTTCGAACAATTCGCCACCGGTTGGCAGGCGGTATTTGTCGCGCTGCGCCCGGAAGTGATCGACATCATGCAGCGCCTGCGCAACGAAGGCCACCGGGTGGTGGTGCTGTCGAACACCAACCGCCTGCACTGCAACTACTGGCCGCAGCACTATCCTGAAGTGGCCGCCGCCGCCGATCATCTCTATTTGTCGCAAGATCTCGGCATGCGCAAGCCGGAGGCCGATATCTATCAACATGTGCTGGCCGCGGAAAACACCGCCGCCGCCGACGCGGTGTTCTTCGACGATCACCCGGCGAACGTCCTCGCCGCGCAGGCGCTGGGGATCAAGACGGTGCACGTCACCGATCGCGACGTGGTGCCGGCCTATTTTGCTCAATGA
- the typA gene encoding ribosome-dependent GTPase TypA yields MIENLRNIAIIAHVDHGKTTLVDKLLQQSGTFGERAEATERVMDSNDLEKERGITILAKNTAINWNGYRINIVDTPGHADFGGEVERVMSMVDSVLLVVDAMDGPMPQTRFVTKKAFANGLKPIVVINKVDRPGARPDWVVDQVFDLFVNLDATDEQLDFPIIYASALNGIAGVDHTDMAEDMTPLYQAIVDHVSAPQVELEAPFQMQISQLDYNNYLGVIGIGRIKRGKVKPNQQVTIIDSEGKTRNGKVGKVLGHLGLERIDSTLAEAGDIIAITGLGELNISDTICDTNAVEALPALSVDEPTVTMFFNVNTSPFCGKEGKYVTSRQILDRLNKELVHNVALRVEETDDADAFRVSGRGELHLSVLIENMRREGFELAVSRPKVIFREIDGRKQEPFENVTLDIEEQHQGSVMQAMGERKADLKNMDPDGKGRVRLDYVIPSRGLIGFRNEFMTMTSGTGLLYSTFSHYDDVRPGEVGQRQNGVLISNGQGKAVAFALFGLQDRGKLFLGHGAEVYEGQIIGIHSRSNDLTVNCLTGKKLTNMRASGTDEATTLVPAIKMTLEQALEFIDDDELVEVTPTSIRIRKRHLTENDRKRASRGPKDA; encoded by the coding sequence GTGATCGAAAATTTGCGTAACATCGCCATTATTGCCCACGTTGACCATGGTAAAACCACCCTGGTTGATAAGCTGCTGCAACAATCCGGTACTTTCGGAGAGCGTGCGGAAGCCACCGAACGCGTAATGGACTCCAACGATTTGGAGAAAGAGCGTGGGATTACCATCCTCGCAAAAAACACCGCCATTAATTGGAACGGTTACCGTATCAACATCGTGGATACCCCGGGACACGCCGACTTCGGCGGCGAGGTAGAGCGCGTGATGTCGATGGTTGACTCGGTGCTGCTGGTTGTGGATGCAATGGATGGCCCTATGCCGCAAACCCGCTTCGTGACCAAGAAGGCCTTCGCCAACGGTCTGAAGCCGATCGTGGTCATCAACAAGGTTGACCGTCCAGGTGCGCGCCCTGACTGGGTTGTGGATCAGGTGTTCGACCTGTTCGTGAACCTCGACGCGACCGACGAGCAGCTCGACTTCCCGATCATCTACGCTTCTGCGCTGAACGGCATCGCCGGCGTCGATCACACCGACATGGCGGAAGACATGACCCCGCTGTATCAGGCGATCGTCGACCACGTGTCTGCGCCGCAGGTTGAGCTGGAAGCGCCATTCCAGATGCAGATCTCCCAGTTGGACTACAACAACTACCTGGGCGTTATCGGCATCGGCCGCATCAAGCGCGGTAAAGTGAAGCCGAACCAGCAGGTCACCATCATCGACAGCGAAGGCAAAACTCGCAACGGTAAAGTGGGTAAAGTGTTGGGTCACCTGGGTCTGGAGCGTATCGACAGCACCCTGGCGGAAGCGGGCGACATCATCGCCATCACCGGCCTGGGCGAGCTGAACATCTCCGACACCATCTGCGACACCAACGCCGTAGAAGCGCTGCCGGCGCTGTCCGTCGACGAACCGACCGTCACCATGTTCTTCAACGTCAACACCTCGCCGTTCTGCGGTAAAGAAGGCAAGTACGTGACGTCGCGTCAGATCCTTGACCGTCTGAACAAAGAGCTGGTGCACAACGTGGCGCTGCGCGTCGAAGAAACCGACGATGCGGACGCCTTCCGCGTATCCGGTCGTGGCGAGCTGCACCTGTCGGTGCTGATCGAAAACATGCGTCGCGAAGGTTTCGAGCTGGCGGTTTCCCGTCCGAAAGTTATCTTCCGCGAAATCGATGGCCGCAAGCAGGAGCCATTCGAGAACGTAACGCTGGATATCGAAGAGCAGCATCAGGGTTCCGTGATGCAGGCGATGGGTGAGCGTAAAGCTGACCTGAAAAACATGGATCCGGACGGTAAGGGCCGCGTGCGTCTCGACTACGTGATCCCAAGCCGCGGTCTGATCGGCTTCCGTAACGAATTCATGACCATGACTTCGGGTACCGGCCTGCTGTACTCCACCTTCAGCCACTACGACGACGTGCGTCCGGGCGAAGTGGGCCAGCGTCAGAACGGCGTGCTGATCTCCAACGGCCAGGGCAAAGCGGTCGCGTTCGCGCTGTTCGGCCTGCAGGATCGCGGCAAGCTGTTCCTGGGCCACGGTGCGGAAGTGTATGAAGGCCAGATCATCGGTATTCACTCACGTTCCAACGACCTGACCGTAAACTGCCTGACCGGTAAGAAGCTGACCAACATGCGTGCTTCCGGTACTGACGAAGCAACTACCCTGGTTCCGGCCATCAAAATGACCCTGGAGCAAGCTCTGGAGTTCATCGATGACGACGAACTGGTAGAAGTAACGCCAACCTCGATCCGTATCCGTAAGCGTCACCTGACGGAAAACGATCGTAAGCGTGCCAGCCGCGGTCCTAAAGACGCTTAA
- the glnA gene encoding glutamate--ammonia ligase gives MSAEHVLTMLNEHEVKFVDLRFTDTKGKEQHVTIPAHQVNADFFEEGKMFDGSSIGGWKGINESDMVLMPDASTAVLDPFFEEPTLIIRCDILEPGTMQGYDRDPRSISKRAEDFLRSSGIADTVLFGPEPEFFLFDDIRFGSSIRGSHVAIDDIEGAWNSGTKYDGGNKGHRPAVKGGYFPVPPVDSSQDLRSTMCLTMEEMGLVVEAHHHEVATAGQNEVATRFNTMTKKADEIQIYKYVVHNVAHAFGKTATFMPKPMFGDNGSGMHCHMSLSKNGTNLFAGDKYGGLSETALFYIGGIIKHAKAINALANPTTNSYKRLVPGYEAPVMLAYSARNRSASIRIPVVASPKARRIEARFPDPAANPYLCFAALLMAGLDGIINKIHPGDAMDKNLYDLPPEEEAEIPKVAGSLDEAMAALNEDREFLTRGGVFTDDAIDAYIELRKEEMDRIRMTPHPVEFELYYSV, from the coding sequence ATGTCCGCTGAACACGTTTTGACGATGCTGAATGAGCATGAAGTGAAATTCGTAGACCTGCGTTTCACTGACACCAAGGGTAAGGAACAGCACGTGACTATCCCGGCTCACCAGGTAAACGCCGACTTCTTCGAAGAAGGTAAAATGTTTGACGGCTCCTCTATCGGTGGTTGGAAGGGCATCAACGAATCTGACATGGTGCTGATGCCGGACGCCAGCACGGCGGTTCTGGATCCGTTCTTCGAAGAACCTACGCTGATCATTCGCTGTGACATTCTCGAGCCGGGCACCATGCAAGGCTACGATCGCGACCCGCGCTCCATCTCCAAACGCGCCGAAGACTTCCTGCGCTCCTCCGGCATCGCGGACACCGTGCTGTTCGGGCCAGAGCCTGAGTTCTTCCTGTTCGACGACATCCGCTTCGGCAGCAGCATCCGCGGTTCCCACGTGGCGATCGACGACATCGAAGGCGCCTGGAACTCCGGCACAAAATACGACGGCGGCAACAAAGGCCACCGTCCGGCGGTGAAAGGCGGTTACTTCCCGGTTCCACCGGTCGACTCTTCGCAGGATCTGCGTTCCACCATGTGTCTGACCATGGAAGAGATGGGCCTGGTGGTTGAAGCGCACCACCACGAAGTGGCGACCGCCGGTCAGAACGAAGTGGCAACCCGCTTCAACACCATGACCAAGAAAGCCGACGAAATTCAGATCTACAAGTACGTGGTGCACAACGTGGCGCACGCCTTCGGTAAAACCGCGACCTTCATGCCGAAACCCATGTTCGGCGACAACGGTTCCGGCATGCACTGCCACATGTCGCTGTCCAAGAACGGCACCAACCTGTTCGCCGGCGACAAATACGGCGGCCTGTCTGAAACCGCACTGTTCTACATCGGCGGCATCATCAAGCACGCCAAGGCGATCAACGCGCTGGCCAACCCGACCACCAACTCGTACAAACGTCTGGTGCCAGGCTACGAAGCGCCGGTGATGCTGGCTTACTCCGCCCGTAACCGCTCCGCGTCCATCCGTATCCCGGTGGTCGCCAGCCCGAAAGCGCGCCGCATCGAAGCCCGCTTCCCGGATCCGGCGGCTAACCCATACCTGTGCTTCGCCGCGCTGCTGATGGCCGGCCTGGACGGCATCATCAACAAGATCCACCCTGGCGACGCCATGGACAAAAACCTGTACGACCTGCCGCCGGAAGAAGAAGCCGAGATCCCAAAAGTGGCCGGCTCGCTGGACGAGGCGATGGCCGCACTGAACGAAGACCGCGAGTTCCTGACCCGCGGCGGCGTGTTCACCGACGATGCGATCGATGCCTACATCGAACTGCGCAAAGAAGAGATGGACCGCATTCGCATGACGCCACACCCGGTTGAGTTCGAACTGTACTACAGCGTCTAA
- the glnL gene encoding nitrogen regulation protein NR(II) yields MATGKLPDAGQILNSLINSILLLDDSLAVHYANPAAQQLLAQSSRKLFGTPLPDLLGYFSLNVSLMRESLRAGQGFTDNEVTLVVDGRAHILSLTAQALPEGYILVELAPMDNQRRLSQEQLQHAQQVAARDLVRGLAHEIKNPLGGLRGAAQLLAKALPDPALTEYTKVIIEQADRLRNLVDRLLGPQRPGQHITQSIHQVAERVCQLVSLEMPDNVTLVRDYDPSLPEMAHDPDQIEQVLLNITRNALQALGEAGGTITLRTRTAFQITLHGTRYRLAARIDVEDDGPGVPAQLQDTLFYPMVSGREGGTGLGLSIARNLIDQHCGKIEFNSWPGHTEFSVYLPIRQ; encoded by the coding sequence ATGGCAACTGGCAAGCTGCCCGATGCTGGGCAGATCCTCAATTCACTCATCAACAGCATCCTGCTGTTGGATGACTCTCTGGCGGTTCACTACGCCAACCCGGCGGCACAGCAGCTGCTGGCGCAAAGCTCCCGCAAGCTGTTCGGCACGCCGCTGCCCGATTTGCTCGGTTATTTTTCGCTGAACGTCTCTTTGATGCGCGAAAGCCTGCGCGCCGGGCAGGGCTTCACCGACAACGAAGTGACTCTGGTGGTCGACGGCCGCGCGCATATCCTTTCCCTGACCGCTCAGGCGCTGCCGGAAGGCTATATCCTGGTCGAACTGGCGCCGATGGACAATCAGCGCCGCCTGAGCCAGGAACAGCTGCAGCATGCCCAACAGGTGGCGGCCCGCGATCTGGTGCGCGGTTTGGCGCACGAAATTAAAAACCCGCTGGGCGGCCTGCGCGGCGCGGCGCAGCTGCTGGCCAAGGCGCTGCCCGATCCGGCGCTGACCGAATACACCAAGGTGATCATTGAGCAGGCCGATCGGCTGCGCAATCTGGTGGATCGCCTGCTCGGACCGCAGCGGCCCGGCCAGCACATCACCCAGAGCATCCATCAGGTCGCGGAGCGCGTCTGCCAGCTGGTGTCGCTGGAAATGCCGGATAACGTCACGCTGGTGCGCGACTACGATCCGAGCCTGCCGGAAATGGCCCACGACCCGGATCAGATAGAACAGGTGCTGCTGAACATCACCCGCAATGCGCTGCAGGCGCTGGGTGAGGCGGGCGGCACCATCACGCTGCGCACCCGCACCGCGTTTCAGATAACGTTGCACGGCACCCGCTATCGCCTGGCGGCGCGCATTGACGTCGAAGACGACGGCCCCGGCGTGCCGGCGCAGCTGCAGGACACGCTGTTTTACCCGATGGTCAGCGGCCGTGAAGGCGGTACCGGCCTGGGATTATCCATCGCCCGCAATCTGATCGATCAGCATTGCGGAAAAATTGAGTTCAACAGTTGGCCAGGTCATACCGAATTCTCGGTCTACCTGCCCATTCGTCAGTGA
- the glnG gene encoding nitrogen regulation protein NR(I) encodes MQRGIVWIVDDDSSIRWVLERALTGAGLSCATFEGGNDVLEALATQTPDVLLSDIRMPGIDGLALLKQIKQRHPMLPVIIMTAHSDLDAAVSAYQQGAFDYLPKPFDIDEAVALVERAISHYQEQQQPVRSQPASDPAADIIGEAPAMQDVFRIIGRLSRSSISVLINGESGTGKELVAHALHRHSPRAKSPFIALNMAAIPKDLIESELFGHEKGAFTGANQIRQGRFEQADGGTLFLDEIGDMPLDVQTRLLRVLADGQFYRVGGYAPVKVDVRIIAATHQNLELRVQEGKFREDLFHRLNVIRVHLPPLRERREDIPRLARHFLQIAAKELGVEAKNLHPETETALTRLPWPGNVRQLENTCRWLTVMAAGQEVLIQDLPGELFETAVPESPSHSLPDSWATLLAQWADRALRSGHQNLLSEAQPEMERTLLTTALRHTQGHKQEAARLLGWGRNTLTRKLKELGME; translated from the coding sequence ATGCAACGAGGGATAGTCTGGATCGTCGATGACGATAGCTCCATCCGCTGGGTGCTTGAGCGCGCGCTCACCGGCGCGGGCCTGAGCTGCGCCACCTTCGAAGGCGGCAATGACGTGCTGGAAGCCTTGGCCACGCAAACCCCCGACGTGCTGCTGTCCGATATCCGCATGCCGGGCATTGATGGTCTGGCGCTGCTCAAGCAGATCAAACAGCGCCACCCGATGCTGCCGGTGATCATCATGACCGCGCATTCGGATTTGGACGCCGCCGTCAGCGCCTATCAGCAAGGGGCCTTCGACTACCTGCCGAAGCCGTTCGACATCGACGAAGCGGTGGCGCTGGTCGAGCGCGCCATCAGCCATTATCAGGAGCAGCAGCAGCCGGTGCGCAGCCAGCCGGCCAGCGATCCGGCGGCGGACATCATCGGCGAAGCGCCGGCGATGCAGGACGTGTTTCGCATCATCGGCCGGCTGTCGCGTTCGTCGATCAGCGTGCTGATCAACGGCGAATCCGGCACCGGTAAAGAGCTGGTGGCACATGCGCTGCACCGCCACAGCCCGCGCGCCAAATCACCGTTCATCGCCCTGAACATGGCCGCTATTCCCAAGGATCTGATCGAGTCCGAGCTGTTCGGCCACGAGAAAGGCGCCTTCACCGGCGCTAACCAAATCCGTCAGGGGCGCTTTGAACAGGCCGACGGCGGCACGCTGTTCCTCGACGAGATCGGCGATATGCCGCTCGACGTGCAAACGCGCCTGCTGCGGGTGCTGGCGGACGGCCAGTTCTACCGGGTCGGCGGCTATGCGCCGGTGAAGGTCGACGTACGCATCATCGCCGCCACGCACCAGAACCTGGAGCTGCGGGTACAGGAAGGCAAGTTCCGCGAGGATCTGTTCCACCGCCTGAACGTGATCCGCGTACACCTGCCGCCGCTGCGCGAACGCCGTGAAGACATCCCGCGGCTGGCGCGCCACTTCCTGCAGATCGCCGCCAAGGAGCTGGGCGTCGAGGCCAAGAACCTGCATCCGGAAACCGAAACCGCGCTGACCCGCCTGCCCTGGCCGGGCAACGTGCGCCAGTTGGAGAACACCTGCCGCTGGCTGACGGTGATGGCCGCCGGGCAAGAGGTGCTGATTCAGGATCTGCCGGGTGAACTGTTCGAAACCGCTGTGCCGGAGAGCCCCAGCCACAGTCTGCCGGACAGTTGGGCCACGCTGCTGGCGCAGTGGGCCGATCGCGCGCTGCGTTCCGGTCATCAAAATCTGCTGTCGGAAGCACAGCCGGAAATGGAGCGCACGCTGCTCACCACCGCCCTGCGCCACACCCAAGGGCACAAACAGGAAGCCGCGCGCCTGCTGGGCTGGGGGCGCAATACCCTCACCCGCAAGCTTAAAGAGCTGGGCATGGAATAG
- a CDS encoding YshB family small membrane protein — MLDSFIVFISQGAELGSAASHTPQAAVAAVLCAALINFFS; from the coding sequence ATGCTGGACTCATTCATCGTATTCATTTCTCAGGGCGCGGAGCTGGGCTCCGCCGCCAGCCACACCCCGCAGGCGGCGGTCGCCGCGGTGTTGTGCGCCGCGCTGATTAACTTCTTCAGTTAA